AATGCTTTTGTGGTACGATCAATGCATAGTCTCTTAAGGAGAATAATCTCGCTGAGATTACTATCTCGGCTGATGTTTTTCTCCCGGGTAAAACAGTCACCCGAAAGTTGCTATAATTGGGGAGGGTGATATAATGACAATTACAGGAAATATAAAAATTATATAAATTGTGTTTTCAGAACGATATATGGTCACACATGCCTCGGCGAGGGATTTCTCTAAAACCAGTATCATGAGATATCACTGATATTTTTCTTAAAACTACATAATTATGATTTTAGCAAAATAACATGGAAGTAATACAATAGGATTTGAAAATGAGAATCTCCGACATATCGCTGACTTTTGTTTTAGGGGTATTCTTGAGCGCTATTCCCTTCCTGCATCTCAAAGGCGCAAGTGCACCCGGATGGGTTAAACAGGCGATTGAAAAATCTGATGCGATCGAGATCGCAAAAGACGCTCCCGCGTTTATTATATGTAATGACTATGATGTCTATATCTCCAGCCACAACAAGTCGAAAACCCGTGTTCATTACGCCGTCAAAATAATCACTGGGCACTGAGCATGGAAGCCTGAATGATCACATTCATTCCGCCCGTGAAATTGAGGATATTGAGGGGTACCGGATCAGCCCCAATGGTGAAACTGAGAAACTCAACAGGGAAAATATCTATACAACCAATCTGGGAGAGGCCGCGGGCTATTATGATGATGTCAGCCATCTGGTGGCAACATTTCCCGATATGTCAGCGGGGGACATTATCGCCTACGAGTATGAAATCAAGGAAGATGAGTACTGGTGCAGTTACTATCACTTGTTTGTGGTCCAGCTAAAACTACCGGTCCTGTCCACCAATATCGAATTGGAGATACCCGAAGATTGGATCCTGATGAAAACGGTGCAAAATATCGACTCGATTTCTGAAACGCTGGATGGCAATAAGTACTTTTGACATAAAGGTTTTACGCCCTACTGTCCGGAAGAATCCTATATGCCGGACTGGTCTGAGGCAATGAGCGCGATCTATATATCCTGCTACGATCCGGTGGATGCGCGCCACAGGACATTTACCGGCTGGCAACCGATTTCCCGCTGGACTCATGACCTGTTCATCAAACCGACCCAACCGGACAGCCTGATATTTCAAAACTCGAGGAAATCCGCCAGGGCACGTCCTCTTCCGCAGAGCTCATCAGTAGGATCGCCGATTATGTCAGGGATCAGATACGA
The sequence above is a segment of the Candidatus Zixiibacteriota bacterium genome. Coding sequences within it:
- a CDS encoding DUF3857 domain-containing protein, coding for MGTEHGSLNDHIHSAREIEDIEGYRISPNGETEKLNRENIYTTNLGEAAGYYDDVSHLVATFPDMSAGDIIAYEYEIKEDEYWCSYYHLFVVQLKLPVLSTNIELEIPEDWILMKTVQNIDSISETLDGNKYF